In Pseudomonadota bacterium, one genomic interval encodes:
- a CDS encoding caspase family protein translates to MKIILIVLLMISLFITPVFAYKDTLLLPNGKKLTLKRLGRDWEPYSVLLDGKPIYKGSDQVMFLEKAFLLSNGVAVIVEEACGGNACESYPHYFLTVYHDNKVKVSKDIGGKVVKSEQKGDTVTLLVAENLLRKIYKQIIYKDGQITKLKTIDNWTGKKGKVLPVSEIFKMVGKYPYEILSDLNVKTTIMDKLKINENIYNEFDKRVTFTSPSTINGSTLVLKGSIKYTSTAGILQVSKNGDISMFFYDEDKKGFYYTNSPKHASSIDEISAENFYSTMVQGKMNVQHNYLNNVKNIVLLIDKGTRSQNEVFTTPGIPTQTAKKDTLPPSVTTKQRKASPDLLISSISFSEPSGNGALDAGEKGSIIVKAKNNGKGEALGVALLIETIDAKGNASSINGMNFRSKLHIGTIESGEEKTFSIDITASEDIPTSGVIIKATLSEEGGFDSQPVAISFKTKELVPPLLQVAKVEIQDVDGKRIITKGKEINIALTIQNAGIGVARDIVATIESQNKEIVLFGENQFKIGSISPGASSKANFTINVTRRYSGSNTLPIFFRIDEKQERFSVKPNIELVINEEAPEIKIVKIEAKETPLPIIKTETDQTNINVVPKFTKDEKVFGPNDVAVVIGIEQYRKNLPKSEYSYNDAKLIKNYLEAMGFSPRNTEYLLNENATRTDIQKTIERWLPNRSKKESKVFIYYSGHGAPDPKTGEAYIVPYDGDPEYISDTGYSLKKLYENLRKLEVNEIIVALDTCFSGMGGRSVLAKGVRPAVITLKTNAPPQNTVVLSATQGEQISTSSPDKEHGLFTYYFLKAIKEGKKSIPDVYEYIKPRVEDEAKRLNVSQSPAIYPDTGSLHGGFALVK, encoded by the coding sequence TGCCTATAAAGATACTTTATTGTTACCTAACGGAAAGAAGCTTACCTTGAAAAGGTTAGGTAGAGACTGGGAACCTTACAGTGTCTTACTTGATGGAAAACCGATTTATAAGGGCAGTGATCAAGTTATGTTCCTTGAGAAGGCATTCCTCTTAAGCAATGGAGTAGCAGTTATAGTTGAGGAAGCATGTGGGGGGAATGCGTGTGAAAGCTACCCACATTATTTTTTGACAGTTTACCACGACAATAAGGTTAAGGTTTCTAAAGATATTGGCGGTAAGGTTGTTAAATCCGAGCAAAAAGGTGACACAGTTACTCTACTTGTGGCTGAAAATTTGTTAAGGAAAATTTACAAACAGATCATCTATAAAGATGGCCAGATAACAAAATTGAAAACAATAGACAATTGGACTGGCAAAAAAGGAAAGGTATTGCCAGTTTCGGAAATATTCAAGATGGTTGGCAAATACCCTTATGAAATTCTAAGCGATTTAAACGTAAAGACTACCATCATGGACAAGTTAAAGATAAATGAAAATATATACAACGAATTTGATAAAAGAGTGACTTTTACCAGTCCATCAACAATCAATGGGTCGACTCTGGTTTTGAAAGGCAGTATAAAATATACATCAACTGCCGGTATATTACAGGTTAGCAAAAATGGCGATATAAGCATGTTCTTTTATGATGAAGACAAAAAAGGTTTTTATTATACAAATTCGCCCAAGCATGCTTCTTCAATTGATGAAATTTCAGCAGAAAATTTCTATAGTACGATGGTCCAAGGCAAAATGAATGTCCAACATAACTATCTAAACAATGTGAAAAATATCGTTCTCCTTATTGATAAGGGAACAAGATCGCAAAACGAGGTCTTCACTACACCAGGAATACCCACCCAAACGGCCAAGAAAGATACTTTACCTCCATCAGTAACCACAAAACAACGAAAAGCATCACCCGATTTATTAATCAGCTCGATATCATTTAGTGAACCATCGGGCAACGGAGCTCTTGATGCAGGAGAAAAGGGTTCGATCATTGTTAAAGCAAAAAATAACGGTAAGGGTGAAGCATTAGGAGTCGCTTTACTCATCGAGACAATCGACGCCAAAGGCAATGCCAGTTCTATTAATGGTATGAATTTCCGCAGCAAACTTCATATAGGCACCATTGAATCCGGCGAAGAAAAGACATTTTCTATTGACATAACTGCATCCGAAGATATTCCCACATCAGGTGTAATTATCAAAGCTACTTTATCGGAAGAAGGCGGTTTTGATTCTCAGCCGGTTGCAATTTCTTTCAAAACAAAAGAACTTGTACCTCCTCTTCTTCAAGTGGCAAAAGTAGAGATTCAAGATGTAGATGGCAAGAGGATCATTACTAAAGGTAAAGAAATAAATATAGCGTTAACGATACAGAATGCGGGAATTGGCGTAGCGAGGGATATTGTCGCAACGATAGAATCTCAGAATAAAGAGATCGTGTTATTTGGAGAGAATCAATTTAAAATTGGTAGTATTTCGCCGGGAGCGTCAAGCAAGGCTAATTTCACTATAAATGTTACACGACGGTATTCCGGTTCAAATACGCTGCCTATTTTTTTCAGAATTGATGAAAAACAGGAAAGATTTTCTGTTAAACCAAATATTGAGTTAGTAATTAACGAAGAAGCGCCTGAAATAAAGATTGTCAAGATTGAAGCGAAAGAAACCCCATTACCGATAATAAAAACAGAAACTGATCAGACGAATATAAATGTAGTCCCTAAATTCACTAAAGATGAGAAGGTTTTCGGGCCAAATGATGTGGCGGTTGTAATAGGCATCGAGCAATATCGGAAGAATCTCCCAAAATCAGAATATTCATACAATGATGCAAAGCTAATAAAAAACTATCTGGAAGCCATGGGATTTTCCCCAAGAAATACCGAGTACCTCCTGAATGAAAACGCAACTCGCACAGACATTCAGAAGACAATTGAAAGATGGCTCCCCAATAGATCGAAAAAGGAAAGCAAGGTCTTCATTTATTACTCTGGCCATGGTGCACCTGACCCGAAGACAGGCGAGGCATATATTGTTCCTTATGATGGTGATCCTGAATATATCTCGGACACCGGGTATTCTCTTAAAAAACTATATGAAAACCTGAGAAAGCTTGAAGTAAATGAGATCATTGTTGCTCTCGACACATGTTTTTCGGGTATGGGCGGTCGGTCTGTCCTTGCCAAGGGGGTACGTCCAGCTGTAATTACCTTGAAGACGAATGCCCCTCCTCAAAACACAGTTGTGCTTTCTGCTACACAGGGGGAACAGATCAGCACATCGTCACCAGACAAAGAGCATGGGCTTTTTACGTACTATTTCCTGAAGGCAATAAAAGAGGGGAAGAAGTCTATCCCTGACGTATATGAGTACATAAAACCACGTGTGGAGGATGAGGCAAAACGGCTGAACGTGAGCCAAAGCCCAGCAATATACCCTGATACCGGTAGTTTACATGGTGGATTTGCTTTGGTTAAGTGA
- a CDS encoding DUF1566 domain-containing protein translates to MKPAVRIFFIVLVIGLFVGCGGKKSGIEGKVLDGKGQPMSGVKIIAKQVQPIKGYERFETTTGSDGVFLFKELFPASEYSIFPLSDKWKMSAEVNLLSGPEGQTSLLPSPITIRFTVSSDGIITDNQSGLQWVPAQNQRVSWFQAQDYAQNLSLGGGGWRLPTRSELKNIYNKLMKGGADPVFHINKDNWAWASETRGEDAWTVNFRSGNEYLGAPSVPFYAARVLAVRSAK, encoded by the coding sequence ATGAAACCAGCGGTTAGGATTTTCTTTATTGTTCTCGTTATCGGGTTGTTTGTTGGATGTGGAGGGAAGAAATCGGGTATCGAAGGAAAGGTGCTTGACGGCAAAGGGCAACCCATGTCCGGGGTAAAAATCATCGCAAAACAGGTACAGCCTATCAAGGGATATGAGCGATTCGAAACCACAACCGGCTCAGATGGAGTCTTCCTGTTCAAGGAGCTTTTCCCCGCATCGGAATATTCAATTTTTCCATTGTCGGATAAATGGAAGATGTCTGCCGAAGTAAATCTACTGAGCGGTCCCGAAGGACAGACAAGCTTACTCCCGTCACCTATTACGATCCGATTCACCGTGTCAAGCGATGGCATCATAACAGACAATCAGTCGGGGCTCCAGTGGGTGCCCGCGCAGAATCAGCGTGTAAGTTGGTTTCAGGCCCAAGACTATGCACAGAACCTCTCTCTTGGCGGCGGCGGATGGAGGCTGCCCACCAGATCGGAACTGAAAAACATATATAATAAATTAATGAAAGGTGGTGCAGACCCTGTTTTCCATATTAATAAAGATAATTGGGCATGGGCCTCGGAAACTCGGGGTGAGGATGCGTGGACTGTCAATTTCCGGTCTGGCAACGAGTACTTGGGAGCCCCCAGTGTCCCTTTCTACGCTGCTCGCGTGCTGGCGGTTCGTTCCGCGAAGTGA
- a CDS encoding ATP-binding protein, with translation MTNQDGFSLCLRNWFDNALDAINECQGKRIEITLSAGGLAIFDSGQGIPEDVLDTIYDFDKYAFSKNNFRTPTRGYQGNALKGSG, from the coding sequence TTGACGAATCAAGATGGATTTTCGCTGTGTTTAAGGAACTGGTTTGACAATGCTCTTGATGCAATAAACGAATGCCAGGGCAAGAGGATTGAAATAACTTTGAGTGCGGGCGGTCTTGCCATATTCGACAGCGGCCAGGGCATACCCGAAGATGTACTCGATACGATTTATGATTTTGACAAATACGCCTTCAGTAAAAATAATTTCAGAACACCAACACGAGGTTATCAGGGCAATGCTTTGAAAGGCAGCGGATGA
- a CDS encoding helix-turn-helix domain-containing protein has translation MKKPDTKRLYNIKEAGTFLGRSTWSVREMLWAGKLPYIKDGKRIFVDVLDMEAWIEQNKTRFGF, from the coding sequence ATGAAAAAGCCTGATACAAAGAGACTTTATAATATAAAAGAAGCGGGCACATTCTTAGGTAGAAGCACATGGAGTGTCCGTGAAATGTTATGGGCGGGCAAGCTACCTTATATTAAAGATGGTAAAAGAATATTTGTTGACGTATTAGACATGGAAGCATGGATTGAACAGAACAAGACACGATTTGGATTCTAA
- a CDS encoding tyrosine-type recombinase/integrase has product MGSIYLRGETLWIKYYRLGKPYRESANTKKETEAKRLLKLREGQVEEGKFPGLQVNRTRFNDLKDGFLLDYKINNKKSLDRAELSFKHLETFFGNCKATDITTNRIKEYITKKQDEGMANGSINRTLAALKRSFSLALRQTPPIVASMPYIPMLKENNVRTGFYSYEEYVSILDKLPDYMKGVFKMGYFTGMRKEEILSLQWSQVNLFDRTINLEAGTTKNDEARILYLAGELHETILEQQKNKNGAHVFHRKGERIKDFRFVWEKALRACGYKPTFKCKECNTVFEADEKERQKVICPKCESKKVWKHDKLLHDLRRSAVRNMIRAGIPEKVAMKISGHKTRSVFDRYNIVNEEDLKVAALKVSDLHKEHEKLVENIEAGTVLGTIAISSYRKVG; this is encoded by the coding sequence ATGGGAAGCATATATCTTAGAGGCGAAACCTTATGGATCAAATATTATAGACTTGGCAAGCCTTACCGGGAAAGCGCAAACACCAAAAAGGAAACCGAGGCTAAAAGGCTTTTGAAGCTCCGGGAAGGACAGGTTGAAGAAGGTAAGTTCCCAGGCTTACAAGTCAACAGAACACGTTTTAACGATCTAAAAGATGGTTTTCTTTTGGATTATAAAATTAATAATAAAAAATCACTTGATAGGGCAGAGCTCAGCTTCAAACACCTTGAAACCTTTTTTGGAAACTGTAAGGCCACCGACATTACAACAAACAGGATAAAGGAATATATCACCAAAAAGCAAGATGAAGGGATGGCTAACGGGTCAATCAATAGAACCCTTGCGGCTTTGAAAAGGTCTTTCTCTCTTGCTCTAAGGCAGACCCCGCCAATTGTGGCAAGTATGCCCTATATCCCTATGTTGAAGGAAAATAATGTCAGGACAGGCTTTTACTCTTATGAGGAATATGTATCAATACTGGACAAGCTCCCGGACTACATGAAGGGCGTTTTTAAAATGGGATATTTCACCGGAATGAGAAAAGAGGAAATATTATCCTTGCAATGGAGCCAGGTTAATCTTTTCGACCGGACCATTAACCTTGAAGCCGGAACCACAAAGAATGATGAAGCCCGGATCCTTTATCTTGCCGGGGAACTTCATGAAACCATCCTTGAACAACAAAAGAATAAAAACGGGGCTCACGTATTTCACAGGAAAGGGGAAAGGATTAAAGACTTTCGATTTGTGTGGGAAAAGGCCTTAAGGGCGTGTGGGTACAAGCCTACATTCAAATGTAAGGAATGTAATACTGTATTCGAAGCAGACGAAAAGGAGAGACAGAAAGTTATATGTCCAAAATGTGAAAGTAAAAAAGTGTGGAAGCATGACAAGTTACTGCACGACCTCAGAAGATCAGCGGTAAGAAACATGATCCGGGCGGGCATTCCTGAAAAGGTTGCTATGAAAATATCAGGGCACAAGACCAGATCGGTCTTTGATAGATATAATATTGTAAATGAGGAAGATTTGAAAGTTGCCGCTTTAAAAGTTTCAGACCTTCATAAAGAACATGAAAAACTTGTTGAAAATATTGAGGCGGGCACAGTTTTGGGCACAATCGCAATTTCAAGCTATCGGAAGGTTGGGTAA
- a CDS encoding site-specific integrase codes for MGLYKRGDTYWMNVMHNAKRIQKSLETGNKSLAQKIYAKAITEMTENRYFDGAEAKRMTFDQLIEKYMKSHEHMRDRTSLKALNAFFSGRNVLEINSRFVSDYRDQRKQAGRKPATIYQELSFLRRVFNVAIREWELLKDNPVSKLSFSVGNKNARTRWLTLAEEQTLLECATNPYYLRALLILALHTGMRRGEILNIRWEDVDFERKLITVMESKNGDKRGIPMSNLVFQTLKSYRERGIKGKVFNISVRSIREAYDKAILKAGINDFHFHDLRHTFATRLVQNGVDLYKIKEILGHKTINMTLRYAHHYPESLRGSIEILDRLSCYNFATIEQKKEKTG; via the coding sequence ATGGGGCTATATAAACGGGGAGATACATACTGGATGAACGTCATGCATAACGCTAAAAGGATCCAAAAATCATTGGAAACCGGAAACAAGAGCCTTGCACAGAAGATTTACGCCAAAGCAATCACCGAAATGACGGAAAACCGCTATTTTGACGGAGCGGAGGCCAAGAGAATGACCTTCGACCAGTTGATTGAAAAGTACATGAAATCCCATGAACACATGAGAGACAGAACCAGCCTTAAAGCACTGAATGCTTTTTTTTCAGGAAGAAACGTGCTGGAAATCAACTCAAGGTTTGTTTCCGATTACAGAGATCAGAGAAAACAGGCGGGCAGGAAACCCGCAACGATCTATCAAGAGCTTTCTTTCTTGAGAAGGGTCTTTAATGTGGCAATTCGCGAATGGGAGCTATTGAAGGACAACCCGGTAAGCAAGCTGTCCTTTTCGGTTGGAAACAAAAACGCAAGGACACGCTGGTTGACTCTTGCAGAGGAACAAACCTTGCTGGAATGCGCTACTAACCCCTATTACCTCAGGGCTTTGCTCATATTAGCCTTGCACACAGGCATGAGGCGAGGAGAGATCCTGAACATTAGATGGGAAGATGTAGATTTTGAAAGGAAGCTTATCACCGTTATGGAATCCAAAAACGGGGATAAGCGGGGCATTCCCATGAGCAACCTTGTCTTTCAAACCTTAAAAAGCTACAGGGAAAGAGGCATTAAGGGCAAGGTATTCAACATCAGCGTAAGGAGCATCAGGGAAGCTTACGACAAGGCAATATTAAAGGCAGGGATAAATGATTTTCATTTTCATGATTTAAGGCATACGTTTGCAACAAGACTTGTCCAGAACGGTGTTGATCTTTACAAGATAAAAGAGATTCTCGGGCACAAAACAATCAACATGACGCTAAGATATGCGCACCACTACCCGGAATCTTTACGGGGAAGCATAGAAATACTGGACAGGTTGAGTTGCTACAATTTTGCTACAATTGAGCAAAAAAAGGAAAAAACAGGTTGA
- a CDS encoding helix-turn-helix domain-containing protein: protein MKIIDVKEASELLCTKKSTIYAWAEQSKIPHVKIHGCLRFDQEELIKWIQRQKKEIK from the coding sequence ATGAAAATTATTGATGTCAAGGAAGCTTCGGAACTGCTTTGCACTAAAAAAAGCACGATTTACGCTTGGGCGGAACAGAGCAAGATCCCACACGTTAAGATCCATGGATGTCTAAGGTTTGACCAGGAAGAATTGATTAAATGGATCCAGAGGCAAAAGAAGGAGATAAAATAA
- a CDS encoding helix-turn-helix transcriptional regulator has protein sequence MNYNQLFRLSRIMQGKTQSEVGAAAGVTHQAVNAFEKGSASLSMETLRKMAISININPDYLIDPSVNPFLSQELIKMEFPENLFLPGLNFQIIYFLAEKNYVLELCFLFSNTRLGNKLTKLRHSLTQGTIAENPVVAIACQDANRNIFLFKRRKIIMGPILGDRELRLELPKYKTGNKSIIIGDREVSDSLLEKIRDVTVTKDELARLFNERNDVVLDEGERLIISKKREKGIAHSEILRFIDSFPREQE, from the coding sequence ATGAATTACAATCAGTTATTCAGACTGTCCAGGATAATGCAAGGCAAGACCCAAAGCGAGGTTGGAGCAGCGGCAGGAGTCACACATCAGGCAGTTAATGCTTTCGAGAAAGGATCAGCCTCCCTCTCAATGGAAACTCTTCGTAAAATGGCAATATCCATAAACATAAACCCGGACTATCTAATCGATCCTTCTGTAAATCCTTTCCTGTCGCAAGAACTTATAAAAATGGAATTCCCCGAGAATCTGTTTCTTCCCGGCTTAAACTTTCAGATCATATATTTTCTTGCAGAAAAGAATTATGTATTAGAACTATGTTTCCTCTTCTCCAACACAAGACTTGGCAACAAATTGACTAAACTTCGCCACAGTTTAACTCAGGGTACCATTGCTGAAAACCCTGTAGTAGCAATTGCTTGTCAGGACGCAAATCGGAATATTTTTCTGTTTAAACGAAGAAAGATCATTATGGGTCCTATTCTTGGAGATCGCGAACTTAGGCTGGAGCTACCTAAATATAAGACTGGAAATAAATCTATTATTATTGGTGACAGAGAGGTCAGCGACAGTCTTCTTGAGAAAATAAGGGATGTTACAGTCACAAAGGATGAATTGGCGCGCTTGTTCAATGAGAGAAATGACGTAGTGCTCGATGAAGGCGAAAGGTTGATTATATCAAAGAAACGTGAAAAAGGAATAGCCCACTCAGAGATATTACGCTTTATAGACAGTTTTCCACGCGAACAGGAATAA
- a CDS encoding type II toxin-antitoxin system HipA family toxin: MPGVSLLAVWTANRRSGLIARELGQEYVFAYSPDADTSAQVSLTMPVRLESWVSRDLHPIFQMNLPEGALLEAIRRAIAKVVGNDDLSILRVTGGNQVGRNRFSLPSNKSPHISETPESLDELLTYPDTRELFHELVDRYALRSGISGVQPKVLLEATERAALTSSGYIVKSWGTDYPYLAANEHFCMTAVKRSGLPTPEFFLSDNGGLFIMRRFDVAPDGSFIGFEDMCSLQALGTAHKYSSSYERVAKSIRDFISGDHLMAAREQFFTTLVLSIMLRNGDAHLKNFGVLYASPLDVVKLAPVYDIVTTTTYTRKDVPALSLAGTKKWWSRKVLERFAMTHLSLPIGTISETFSRTAEAVTETRRMIPGYFAEHPEFREIGEQMMAEWEEGVKGLVG; this comes from the coding sequence ATGCCGGGCGTCTCTTTGCTTGCCGTGTGGACCGCAAACAGGCGGTCGGGACTTATTGCCCGCGAACTGGGTCAGGAGTATGTGTTTGCCTATTCCCCGGATGCCGACACCAGCGCGCAGGTGTCTTTGACCATGCCGGTGCGCCTGGAAAGTTGGGTAAGTCGCGATCTACACCCCATATTTCAGATGAACCTGCCGGAGGGGGCACTACTTGAGGCGATTCGTCGGGCTATTGCCAAGGTGGTGGGAAATGATGACCTGTCGATCCTACGAGTGACCGGAGGAAACCAAGTTGGAAGAAACCGATTTTCACTCCCGAGCAACAAGTCGCCACACATTTCTGAAACTCCAGAATCGCTGGACGAATTGCTTACCTATCCGGACACAAGAGAGCTTTTCCACGAACTGGTGGACAGATATGCCCTCCGTTCCGGGATTTCCGGGGTCCAGCCAAAAGTCTTGCTGGAGGCCACGGAACGCGCTGCGTTGACATCGTCCGGCTACATCGTCAAGTCCTGGGGCACTGATTACCCATACCTTGCCGCCAACGAGCACTTTTGCATGACGGCTGTAAAACGGTCCGGGCTGCCAACACCGGAATTCTTTCTCTCAGACAACGGCGGCCTATTTATTATGCGCCGGTTCGATGTTGCCCCCGATGGCTCTTTTATTGGCTTTGAGGATATGTGCAGCCTCCAGGCCCTCGGAACTGCACATAAATATTCTAGCAGCTACGAACGGGTAGCGAAGAGCATCAGGGACTTTATCTCCGGTGACCACCTGATGGCGGCCAGAGAACAATTTTTCACGACGCTGGTGCTGTCGATTATGCTGCGAAACGGTGATGCCCACTTGAAAAATTTTGGTGTCCTGTATGCCTCACCCCTGGACGTTGTGAAACTCGCGCCGGTGTACGACATAGTGACCACGACAACATACACCAGAAAAGATGTGCCGGCTCTCTCTCTTGCAGGAACAAAAAAATGGTGGTCGCGCAAGGTGCTGGAGCGTTTTGCAATGACCCATCTTTCCTTGCCGATAGGAACGATCTCCGAGACTTTTAGCAGGACAGCCGAAGCAGTGACGGAAACGAGGAGGATGATTCCTGGCTATTTTGCCGAACACCCCGAATTCCGTGAAATCGGTGAGCAAATGATGGCGGAGTGGGAAGAAGGAGTAAAGGGACTTGTTGGCTAA
- a CDS encoding helix-turn-helix transcriptional regulator: protein MLFNIGKQIRQARKSRKVSQADVAKALGMSRTTIGQIESGSVQEIGVRKLIRVLEYLELELRARPAGKPPTLEELREEEVR, encoded by the coding sequence ATGCTTTTTAATATCGGTAAACAAATTCGGCAGGCCCGCAAGAGTCGCAAGGTTTCCCAGGCGGATGTGGCAAAAGCATTAGGGATGAGTCGCACAACTATCGGACAAATCGAGAGCGGCTCTGTACAGGAGATCGGCGTACGGAAACTAATCCGAGTGTTGGAATACCTGGAACTGGAACTGCGTGCCCGTCCAGCAGGCAAACCTCCGACGCTGGAGGAACTCCGTGAAGAGGAGGTCCGCTGA
- a CDS encoding FecR domain-containing protein → MEQKKRNIFYLTKGFMFFCAILFLFGCFSIADAAHVGKITQVQGSATVLKAHKNVATPVKMGDSVDVGDHYRTRGESGIEITFNNKNVVKIAENTRFEITEYTVTHQKTSNIFKLPEGKVQATTGEDFIKKASASPGGHKFEVHTPVAVAGIRGSTANIAHVGGVTGALMTVGNGYMSNPNFPGQLQNVTTGTSSFTSVVIPPTPPQAMQGAVAQITRASATAQQQSSAIQAAVRIGVTQANVTAVVNGALQGGATVTNTVSSAVTASPTQAGNITSAAIIAAPTQAVNITNAAVTAAPTQAGNITNAAVTAAPTQAGNITNAAIIAAPTQATNIVAGALAAAPAQTVTITGAATQAGATTMQITQGVAQSTTPTPTPTPTPTPTPTPTPTPTPTPESTPTPTPTPTPTPTPTPTPTPTPTPTPTPTPTPTPTPTPVPPPPPPPPPPPPPPPPPPPTSPSR, encoded by the coding sequence ATGGAACAAAAAAAACGAAACATTTTTTATCTAACGAAGGGTTTTATGTTTTTCTGTGCAATCCTTTTTTTATTTGGTTGTTTTTCCATTGCTGATGCAGCGCACGTTGGAAAGATTACACAGGTTCAAGGCTCTGCTACCGTATTAAAAGCGCATAAAAACGTTGCCACCCCTGTTAAAATGGGTGATTCTGTCGATGTAGGTGACCACTACAGAACAAGGGGGGAGAGCGGGATAGAAATTACATTCAACAACAAAAATGTTGTGAAAATTGCAGAAAATACCCGCTTTGAGATTACTGAATATACCGTTACACATCAGAAGACCTCCAACATTTTTAAACTGCCAGAAGGAAAGGTGCAGGCCACTACCGGAGAAGACTTTATTAAGAAGGCATCAGCCTCTCCCGGGGGCCACAAGTTCGAAGTGCATACCCCTGTTGCCGTTGCCGGGATAAGAGGTTCCACTGCGAATATTGCCCATGTGGGCGGGGTAACCGGTGCTTTGATGACAGTGGGGAATGGGTACATGTCCAACCCTAACTTCCCTGGACAGTTACAAAACGTAACGACCGGCACATCATCTTTTACATCAGTCGTTATACCGCCGACGCCACCCCAGGCAATGCAGGGTGCAGTTGCTCAGATTACAAGGGCATCGGCCACAGCACAACAACAATCATCGGCAATACAGGCTGCTGTCAGAATCGGGGTTACACAGGCTAATGTTACGGCAGTAGTAAATGGTGCGCTTCAGGGAGGCGCTACGGTCACAAATACGGTTTCCTCGGCCGTCACCGCATCCCCGACCCAGGCAGGTAATATTACTTCCGCAGCCATCATCGCAGCTCCAACCCAGGCTGTTAACATTACTAATGCCGCCGTTACAGCAGCTCCGACTCAGGCAGGCAACATTACTAATGCCGCCGTTACAGCAGCTCCGACTCAGGCAGGCAACATTACTAATGCCGCCATCATCGCAGCCCCAACACAGGCAACTAACATTGTAGCAGGCGCATTGGCAGCAGCCCCGGCACAAACTGTTACAATTACCGGCGCTGCTACACAGGCAGGCGCAACTACAATGCAGATCACGCAGGGTGTAGCCCAGTCAACAACTCCTACCCCAACCCCTACTCCTACCCCAACCCCTACTCCTACCCCAACCCCTACACCGACACCAACACCAGAATCTACTCCGACTCCAACTCCTACACCGACACCTACTCCAACACCAACTCCTACACCGACACCTACTCCTACCCCAACTCCAACACCTACTCCTACCCCAACTCCAACACCGACACCAGTTCCTCCACCACCTCCACCACCACCACCTCCACCACCACCACCTCCACCACCACCACCGACAAGTCCAAGTAGATAA